Part of the Natrialbaceae archaeon AArc-T1-2 genome, CCGTACGACTGATACTGTCGGTCATACCGACGTAACACGGCTGGTGACAGCACGGCCAGATACACGTTCAACGGCTGGATCACCCGGACACCAGTTCACAGGTCCATGACCGACAGTATGACCGCCGCGTCGGTTCACGTCGGATACCTTGTCGCTCTCTTCCCCCGGCCGTGCGTGATCGCCCCACTCAATCACGAGAATCGAAGCGTCGGTTCCGTATCACAAAACTCATTTCGAGACGCTCGATAGTCGTGCCCGAATGCCCTCCAGACGTGATCTCCTCCTCGGGACCGGGACTGTCGCCACTGCGGTGCTTGCTGGCTGTCTCGGCGGCACCGACACCGGTCCCGGAACGGACGGCGACTACGCGTGGTCGACGACCGGTGCCGACCTCCGAAACTCGAGAGCGATCCCCGACGGCGTTGCCCCGCGGGACGAGCCAGGCGTCGACTGGCGCGTCAGCCTCGAGTCCGTGAGCGCACTCGGCGAACCGATCGTGACCGACGACACCGTCTTGGTTCCCACGGGCCTCGACGTCGTTGCGTTCGACAGGGAGACGAGAGAACGACGCTGGTCGATCGATCCCGAGAACGACGCCTACACGTACCGCGGGTCGCCGGCGGTGTTCGACGATACGGCGTACGTCCCGGAGGTGAACACGCTAACCGCTCGAGACCTCGAGGAAGGCGACGTCGACTGGTCGTACGAACTCGACGACCCGATCGGCAGGGATTCGCTGACCGTCACGGAGACGGACGACGGCCGCGTCTACGTGGCCGCCGGCACCGCCGTCCACGCGCTCGATGCAGGAAGCGGCGAGCACCTGTGGGAGCACGCACTGCTCGGGGCCGCCCGCTACGCACCCGCGAAGTACGCGGA contains:
- a CDS encoding PQQ-binding-like beta-propeller repeat protein, with the translated sequence MPSRRDLLLGTGTVATAVLAGCLGGTDTGPGTDGDYAWSTTGADLRNSRAIPDGVAPRDEPGVDWRVSLESVSALGEPIVTDDTVLVPTGLDVVAFDRETRERRWSIDPENDAYTYRGSPAVFDDTAYVPEVNTLTARDLEEGDVDWSYELDDPIGRDSLTVTETDDGRVYVAAGTAVHALDAGSGEHLWEHALLGAARYAPAKYADWLFVATRGGELHKINRWDGDIEWRRTVEAGLSSAPVVLTSGDRRTGMGVAVAGGDGSITYFDIGGAREWTTELRGFGDDGLAIGHRTLLARSGSTLYALDANDGDERWRVDLGRGSRNPPIVVGDTVYVGGDRLRAIDIDGGYGVRSLRVGEQRFEREIEGDVNFVTAADGTLFVTTDGRQLEDETGELIVLS